In the Verrucomicrobiia bacterium genome, one interval contains:
- a CDS encoding DUF4082 domain-containing protein, protein MRNTLHTTLRRATVTLLSAMLLAITIPFTATALDCPCSLWGAADTPAVLHANDTQAVELGVNFQTNVAGVISGIRFYKGPENTGTHRGSLWSESGTLLARATFSNESASGWQQVYFDTPVTVTAHTTYVASYYAPNGNYSYNAGQFNEPKTNGPLTAPANNGVFSYANGGGFPTTIYNNTNYWVDVIFTDATGPDTTPPSVTMVTPAPNSANNAVTTSATATFNEAMQSSSVSEATVELRDTTNTLIPATISYNQTAHTVTIDPVNDLAPGATYAATIKGGLFDPRVKDAAGNALTTSFTWQFTTAQPSVPSDIEQGPGGPILAITANSRPFSKYYAEILRAEGLNLFETRDITEVTSSSLSLYEVVIIGDLPLTTTQVAMLSDWVHAGGNLIAMRPDKKLSELLGLTDANTTLSDAYLRVNSATNVGAGIVTETMQFHGTADAYTAQTGTTVLASLYATATNTTAYPAVTVKNVGSGQAAAFTYDLARSVIYTHQGNPAWAGQERDGLAPKRSNDMFFGGDQPDYIDLNKVAIPQADEQQRLLANLISEMNQDNQPLPKFWYFPKGEKAVLVMAGDDHATATGTKDSFNYMLANSPAGCSVDNWECIRATSLIYESSPLTNQEAAQFTAQGFEIGSHISTGCDNWTPQSLIQAFTDELGTFRSKYTSLPHQVSSRTHCIVWSDWATSPKVELANNIRLDLNYYYWPGSWVQNRPGYFTGSGLPMRFADSDGSMIDVYQLPSHLVNENGASYPNAINLQIDRALGPEGYYGAIGTHYDYSDPFDRQLVQSAKTRGVPMVSAKQMLEWTDARNDSSFVDLAWNGNNFTFNAVVHSDAHAMMRAMLPVHTKNGSLVSITSGSNSVSFTLETIKGVEYAFFPVTSGQYTAAYAIDTTPPTVSSTVPAADATSVAKTTAITATFNEALNPSTVNSQTFTLQTTAGAAIAGTAAYDSASKTAILTPASPLAANTVYTAKLRGGGASPRVEDMAGNALPADVSWSFTTTQGPVCPCSLWPDNPTPATPSVDDPQAVELGVKFSSETAGKITGVRFYKSQNNLGPHTISLWGADGTPLATAAVTSETSSGWQSASFNTPVEIQADTPYVASYFTPTGYYSANSGYFDQPHVAAPLTAPIGAGVYTYGGGFPTSFYNNANYWVSPIFES, encoded by the coding sequence ATGCGAAACACACTACACACTACCTTGCGGCGCGCTACAGTTACTTTACTTTCGGCGATGCTGCTTGCAATTACCATACCATTCACCGCTACGGCGCTCGATTGTCCGTGCAGTCTGTGGGGAGCAGCAGACACGCCGGCGGTGCTTCACGCTAACGATACTCAGGCGGTTGAACTAGGCGTAAATTTTCAGACAAATGTCGCTGGTGTGATTTCAGGTATCCGGTTTTATAAAGGACCAGAAAATACTGGCACGCACCGGGGCAGTTTATGGTCTGAAAGTGGCACTTTGTTGGCTCGGGCAACGTTCTCTAACGAGTCGGCTAGTGGTTGGCAACAAGTCTATTTCGATACTCCGGTGACTGTTACTGCTCATACTACCTACGTGGCGTCGTATTATGCACCCAATGGTAACTATTCGTATAACGCTGGCCAATTCAACGAGCCAAAAACCAACGGTCCGCTTACTGCACCTGCCAATAACGGCGTGTTTAGCTATGCGAATGGTGGCGGCTTCCCGACGACGATTTACAACAATACTAACTACTGGGTTGATGTTATTTTTACAGACGCTACCGGGCCAGACACCACGCCGCCGAGCGTTACCATGGTGACACCGGCACCGAATAGCGCAAACAACGCCGTAACGACTTCGGCGACCGCCACTTTTAACGAGGCGATGCAGTCAAGTAGCGTTTCAGAGGCCACAGTTGAGTTGCGCGATACCACCAACACTCTTATTCCTGCCACTATTAGCTACAACCAAACAGCCCACACCGTCACCATCGATCCGGTTAACGATTTAGCACCTGGCGCCACATATGCGGCCACTATTAAAGGTGGCTTGTTTGACCCACGGGTGAAGGATGCCGCCGGCAACGCCTTAACAACAAGCTTTACCTGGCAGTTCACTACCGCCCAGCCATCAGTGCCGTCAGATATTGAACAAGGGCCAGGCGGGCCAATTCTGGCAATTACTGCAAATAGTCGACCGTTTAGCAAGTATTACGCCGAGATTTTGCGCGCTGAAGGGTTAAACTTATTTGAAACCCGCGATATTACCGAGGTTACCTCGAGCAGCTTAAGCCTCTACGAGGTAGTGATTATTGGAGATTTGCCACTAACCACCACACAAGTCGCCATGCTCAGCGATTGGGTACATGCTGGTGGTAACTTAATCGCAATGCGCCCCGATAAAAAACTGTCGGAGCTGCTAGGGCTCACCGATGCCAACACGACACTGTCTGATGCTTACCTGCGGGTCAACAGTGCCACCAATGTGGGGGCGGGTATCGTTACTGAAACTATGCAATTTCATGGCACCGCAGATGCCTACACTGCCCAAACCGGCACAACCGTCCTTGCCAGTCTCTATGCCACCGCCACCAACACTACAGCGTATCCGGCGGTGACGGTAAAAAACGTCGGTAGTGGCCAAGCTGCCGCCTTTACTTACGACCTCGCCCGATCGGTGATCTATACCCATCAGGGCAACCCTGCCTGGGCTGGCCAGGAGCGCGATGGATTAGCACCAAAACGATCGAACGATATGTTCTTTGGCGGCGACCAGCCCGATTACATTGACCTCAATAAAGTAGCGATTCCTCAAGCCGACGAACAGCAGCGACTACTGGCAAATCTGATTTCAGAAATGAACCAGGATAACCAGCCCTTGCCAAAATTCTGGTATTTCCCGAAAGGCGAGAAAGCTGTGCTGGTGATGGCCGGTGACGATCATGCCACAGCTACCGGTACAAAAGACAGCTTTAATTATATGCTGGCCAATAGCCCGGCGGGTTGCAGTGTGGATAATTGGGAATGCATTCGGGCGACATCACTGATTTATGAATCATCTCCACTGACCAACCAAGAAGCAGCGCAGTTTACCGCCCAAGGGTTTGAAATTGGTTCGCATATCAGCACCGGCTGTGATAACTGGACACCGCAATCGCTGATCCAAGCCTTTACCGATGAGCTCGGTACCTTCCGCTCAAAATATACCAGCCTGCCACACCAAGTGAGCAGTCGCACCCACTGTATTGTCTGGAGCGACTGGGCAACTTCGCCGAAAGTCGAGCTCGCAAATAATATTCGGCTTGATCTAAATTATTACTATTGGCCGGGCAGCTGGGTGCAAAACCGCCCCGGGTACTTTACTGGTTCGGGTCTGCCAATGCGGTTTGCCGACAGCGACGGTTCAATGATTGATGTTTACCAACTACCATCGCACTTAGTCAATGAAAACGGCGCTTCGTACCCGAATGCGATCAATCTGCAGATCGACCGCGCACTAGGGCCAGAAGGCTATTATGGCGCAATTGGCACGCACTACGATTACAGCGACCCGTTTGATCGACAGCTTGTACAATCGGCCAAGACTCGCGGCGTACCTATGGTATCGGCTAAGCAAATGCTCGAATGGACCGATGCGCGTAACGATTCGTCGTTTGTGGACCTCGCCTGGAATGGCAACAACTTTACTTTTAATGCAGTAGTGCACAGTGACGCGCACGCCATGATGCGGGCGATGCTACCGGTACATACGAAGAATGGTTCCCTCGTGAGCATTACTTCCGGCAGCAATAGCGTGTCGTTTACGCTCGAAACAATAAAAGGCGTCGAGTATGCCTTCTTCCCAGTTACGAGCGGCCAGTACACCGCAGCTTACGCTATCGATACCACGCCACCTACCGTCAGCAGCACCGTCCCAGCCGCCGATGCCACTAGCGTAGCCAAGACCACCGCCATTACCGCCACCTTTAACGAAGCCCTTAATCCAAGCACGGTCAACAGCCAAACTTTCACACTACAGACCACTGCCGGCGCAGCCATTGCGGGCACGGCGGCCTACGATAGCGCCAGTAAAACTGCCATCTTAACACCAGCCTCACCGCTGGCTGCCAATACCGTCTACACCGCTAAGCTACGCGGCGGCGGTGCCAGCCCGCGGGTAGAGGATATGGCGGGGAACGCCTTGCCGGCAGATGTCAGCTGGAGTTTCACTACTACCCAAGGGCCAGTTTGCCCCTGTAGCTTGTGGCCTGATAACCCAACGCCCGCCACTCCCAGCGTTGACGATCCACAAGCTGTAGAGCTAGGTGTTAAATTCAGCTCAGAAACAGCCGGTAAAATCACGGGGGTTCGCTTTTATAAAAGCCAAAACAACCTCGGACCGCACACGATTTCCCTTTGGGGTGCTGACGGTACGCCGCTTGCGACCGCTGCAGTAACGAGTGAAACCAGCAGCGGTTGGCAATCTGCCTCATTTAACACTCCTGTAGAAATTCAGGCCGATACCCCCTACGTGGCCTCGTACTTTACACCCACGGGGTATTATTCAGCTAATAGCGGCTATTTTGATCAACCGCATGTCGCAGCGCCCCTTACTGCACCGATCGGGGCGGGTGTCTATACTTATGGCGGCGGTTTTCCCACCAGCTTTTACAATAACGCCAACTATTGGGTGAGCCCGATTTTCGAATCCTAA
- a CDS encoding PspC domain-containing protein — MKEITRIHIAKVAYDIEIEAKKDLEHYLETVKNVTVDQEVVDDVEIRITEILAEHGVTSGGVVTATEIQAIKEQLGAPQEFGDGESRPTADEAYDKIRPRLFRDTDNAVLGGVLSGIAAYFKIDAVWVRLLFLVLLIGSFGMALIIYLVLWMVIPEAKTSADKLLMAGRPVTIASLREMNELEAQSAKDRPARLAGRIVTFILGLGAMSAAVASLAFTVYVTFGVTFYEGTHVNSSDPMFGFWLAAFILAIVSGLLLAVLCAQIAIALFRQKATKRSLVSMGVVTLAGTLSFVVAIGLVLFAEVQQTNLQNAHTREVSLAIPAEAKKVTSLVVEVPRGTEVHYMTAKSQAPSAKLQTIAATNSAIIKPEIKVEGDVLKISSKVSPQPVCSPFDCEGVTTATIYVYGPELKHITTKENAALQYGGPNQHALTLDAAKNSDITLHDATIEQLKVTSQEGVNIMAAAATVSNLETTATGSLLEFGTIHTLKITDQQACPAGSESTIGLEDISSGTFVWNGQTKVADNTRLGCTNVSIEKELNEEL; from the coding sequence ATGAAAGAGATCACCAGAATCCATATCGCAAAAGTTGCCTACGATATAGAAATTGAAGCTAAAAAAGACCTCGAACACTACCTTGAAACGGTGAAAAATGTCACTGTTGATCAAGAGGTGGTCGACGATGTTGAAATTAGAATCACCGAAATTTTAGCCGAACACGGCGTGACGAGTGGCGGTGTCGTCACAGCTACAGAGATACAAGCCATTAAAGAACAACTAGGCGCACCTCAAGAATTTGGCGACGGCGAGTCACGGCCGACCGCTGATGAAGCTTACGACAAAATTCGACCGCGCTTATTTCGCGATACCGACAATGCCGTTTTAGGAGGCGTTTTAAGTGGCATTGCAGCGTATTTTAAGATCGATGCGGTTTGGGTCCGCTTGCTGTTTTTGGTGCTTTTAATTGGCTCATTTGGCATGGCTTTAATCATTTATCTAGTGCTATGGATGGTTATTCCCGAAGCTAAAACTTCAGCCGATAAGCTGCTTATGGCTGGGCGGCCAGTAACAATCGCTTCTTTACGAGAAATGAACGAACTTGAAGCTCAAAGCGCAAAAGATCGCCCAGCAAGACTAGCCGGTCGTATAGTAACCTTTATACTTGGCCTTGGCGCGATGTCGGCAGCCGTTGCCAGCTTAGCTTTTACCGTATATGTCACATTTGGCGTGACTTTTTACGAAGGTACTCATGTTAATTCGAGCGATCCGATGTTTGGCTTCTGGCTGGCGGCGTTCATTTTGGCAATTGTCAGCGGCCTTTTGCTGGCGGTGCTCTGTGCGCAAATTGCTATCGCGCTCTTTCGGCAAAAGGCAACAAAGCGCAGCCTTGTATCGATGGGGGTTGTCACCTTAGCTGGTACGCTTAGCTTTGTTGTGGCAATTGGCCTCGTACTATTTGCCGAAGTGCAGCAAACAAACTTGCAAAACGCCCATACTCGCGAGGTTTCGCTTGCCATTCCAGCCGAAGCTAAAAAAGTTACCTCATTGGTAGTAGAAGTGCCACGAGGAACGGAAGTACACTACATGACAGCCAAAAGCCAAGCTCCTTCAGCCAAGTTGCAAACAATTGCTGCCACCAACAGCGCCATCATTAAGCCCGAAATAAAGGTAGAAGGTGACGTTCTTAAGATTTCCTCAAAAGTTTCACCGCAGCCCGTGTGCTCTCCGTTTGATTGCGAAGGCGTTACTACCGCGACCATTTACGTGTATGGGCCGGAGCTTAAGCATATAACCACAAAAGAAAATGCAGCTTTACAATACGGCGGCCCAAATCAACACGCTTTAACCCTCGACGCTGCCAAAAATTCCGATATCACCCTGCACGACGCCACGATCGAACAGCTGAAAGTCACGAGCCAAGAAGGTGTAAACATTATGGCAGCCGCCGCCACGGTTTCAAACCTAGAGACAACCGCTACCGGCTCATTGCTCGAATTTGGCACTATTCATACTCTGAAGATTACCGATCAGCAAGCCTGCCCGGCTGGAAGCGAGTCAACCATTGGGCTTGAGGATATTTCAAGTGGCACCTTTGTCTGGAATGGCCAAACCAAAGTGGCAGATAACACACGACTCGGCTGTACAAATGTTTCGATAGAAAAAGAACTAAACGAAGAGCTGTAA
- a CDS encoding PadR family transcriptional regulator: MEEKLTSERYAAQLATQLRKGFLAYCVLMICSEKMYTSDIIRRLQAAELVVVEGTIYPLLSRLKNDGLLAYEWQESEQGPPRKYYQVTPFGVAVKNELTHHIEALNAALKKL; this comes from the coding sequence ATGGAAGAAAAATTAACCAGCGAACGATATGCAGCACAACTTGCTACGCAGCTACGAAAAGGTTTTCTAGCCTACTGTGTACTAATGATTTGCAGCGAAAAAATGTACACTTCTGATATCATCAGGCGTTTACAAGCAGCCGAGCTCGTGGTGGTAGAAGGAACCATCTATCCCCTGCTCTCACGGCTCAAGAATGACGGCCTCCTCGCCTATGAGTGGCAAGAATCCGAACAAGGACCGCCGCGCAAATATTACCAGGTAACACCCTTTGGTGTGGCGGTAAAGAACGAACTGACCCACCACATTGAAGCACTAAACGCCGCACTTAAAAAACTATAA
- a CDS encoding ATP-binding protein translates to MKSLSLTTPLVIIMTGLPGAGKSFFARQFADMFRAPLVSVDKLRYEILENPTFSPPEQQQLATLADYQIEETMKTQQTIIVDGYPATRIDRLRLEKLAKKHGYKNLLIWVQTDEATAKFRATKRSPQTQEETSSRNIQPDQFSQLAKRFVAPTPSEAYVVISGKHTYATQAKVVLKKLTENRPTTTTIQPPAPERSVNPPLSAPRRSIIIG, encoded by the coding sequence ATGAAGTCGCTAAGTCTCACCACGCCACTAGTGATCATAATGACTGGGCTGCCGGGCGCCGGAAAAAGCTTCTTTGCGCGGCAGTTCGCCGATATGTTCCGGGCGCCGCTGGTGAGTGTTGACAAATTGCGCTATGAAATTCTAGAAAACCCGACTTTTTCACCGCCAGAGCAGCAACAACTGGCCACCCTTGCCGACTATCAAATTGAAGAAACGATGAAAACCCAACAAACAATTATTGTTGACGGCTACCCAGCTACCCGTATCGATCGGCTCCGGCTTGAAAAGCTAGCAAAAAAACACGGCTACAAAAACTTACTTATTTGGGTGCAGACCGATGAAGCTACCGCCAAGTTCCGCGCCACCAAGCGGTCACCGCAAACCCAAGAAGAAACTTCCTCACGAAACATCCAGCCCGATCAGTTTTCACAGCTGGCAAAGCGGTTCGTTGCACCCACCCCAAGCGAGGCCTACGTGGTAATAAGCGGCAAACACACCTATGCGACCCAGGCAAAAGTAGTGCTTAAAAAACTCACCGAAAACCGCCCAACAACTACCACTATTCAGCCACCGGCACCAGAGCGCTCAGTTAATCCGCCCCTTTCCGCGCCACGCCGATCGATTATAATAGGATAA
- a CDS encoding SprT family zinc-dependent metalloprotease, which yields MPVLTDTEFGEIVVRRSAQSRHMRIRIAPDGRLRASIPVFSSLQAVKRFIANSRSNIRELVSTQSQSPIYTHGTQIGKSHSLVVMKAPKLKITTHAQKIIVGLPADTTITAPEVQTLIREQVGRALRREAKAFLPRRLAYFAQHYGFSYKKVRFSHAGSRWGSCSSSGTISLNIALMKLPHELIDYVLLHELSHTRHMNHSPAFWDTVKACDPQFQAHRRQLRAEHPYI from the coding sequence ATGCCAGTCCTCACCGATACCGAATTTGGCGAAATTGTGGTTCGCCGCAGCGCTCAATCGCGCCATATGCGCATCCGTATTGCGCCCGACGGCCGCTTACGGGCGTCTATTCCTGTGTTTTCAAGTTTGCAAGCAGTCAAGCGCTTCATTGCCAACTCGCGGTCAAATATTCGTGAATTGGTGAGCACGCAATCGCAGTCGCCAATCTACACCCACGGTACCCAGATCGGGAAGTCGCACAGCCTTGTGGTAATGAAGGCGCCAAAACTAAAAATCACCACCCATGCGCAGAAAATCATTGTTGGGCTACCTGCCGATACCACCATCACGGCGCCTGAAGTCCAAACTCTCATCCGCGAACAAGTGGGCCGCGCACTTCGCCGTGAAGCCAAAGCCTTCTTGCCGCGTCGCTTAGCCTATTTCGCGCAGCACTACGGTTTTTCCTACAAAAAAGTTCGCTTTTCGCACGCTGGCAGCCGCTGGGGAAGCTGTTCAAGCAGCGGCACAATCAGCCTTAATATTGCCTTAATGAAATTACCGCACGAGCTCATCGATTACGTCCTGTTGCACGAGCTTAGCCACACCCGCCACATGAATCACAGCCCAGCCTTCTGGGATACGGTGAAGGCTTGCGACCCACAGTTTCAAGCGCATCGGCGCCAGCTACGTGCAGAACATCCCTATATTTAA
- a CDS encoding ATP-binding protein, giving the protein MEKYLGIIWQRDKYTEQFVLMFRYMALVASLFLIAYGLLIRAGAFSQTYYNENVFVYVSGLLLVFGLAGFLVKRPRPFGTLLRILAFHALATAYLLGVSGFQSPIAACWILLMMSAYYFFGLRGLIVSGLLFIHTAVLDFAFWGDGKLEILLLDSVVAGCIVLVGSAVILIGHIQNRQHADFQLSRTKESFQRERILALVNSIGDAILNIDSEGVIRLYNAASLDFFDTNESLNGKRLDAVLRVYDKEGQTVSFFEAIQGKRGMYVREDLTYVFSDGEKARLSISCSPVRASFSEVNSEQTGHILIIRDITKAKTLEEERDEFISVVSHELRTPITIAEGTLSNAQFMMTHGKMSTQNISKALEEAHHQVLYLAKMVNDLSTLSRAERGLGDEKEEIDVEELMRSLYHEYQSEAAAKKLRLDLDISPRIGTVKTSRLYLEEILQNFINNSIKYTSEGGVMLIAKRQKDGVYFAVKDTGIGISKSEQKKVFDKFYRSEDYRTRETNGTGLGLYVVNKLAQKLSIQIELQSRLNHGSTFSFILPDTGAGSKEGKASDITS; this is encoded by the coding sequence ATGGAAAAATATCTGGGCATTATTTGGCAGCGCGACAAATACACCGAACAGTTCGTGCTCATGTTTCGCTACATGGCGTTAGTGGCGTCGCTGTTTTTGATTGCTTACGGCTTGCTTATTCGCGCTGGCGCCTTTAGCCAGACGTATTACAACGAGAATGTTTTTGTGTATGTCTCGGGGCTGTTATTAGTGTTTGGTCTGGCTGGTTTTTTGGTAAAGCGTCCGCGACCGTTTGGTACGCTGCTGCGGATTTTAGCTTTTCATGCGCTTGCGACGGCTTATCTTCTGGGGGTAAGCGGTTTCCAGTCGCCAATTGCTGCCTGCTGGATCCTGCTTATGATGAGTGCTTACTATTTTTTTGGCCTACGCGGCTTAATTGTCAGTGGGCTTTTATTTATTCATACTGCAGTGCTCGATTTTGCTTTTTGGGGCGACGGTAAGTTAGAAATTTTGCTGCTCGATAGCGTGGTGGCGGGCTGTATCGTGCTCGTTGGTAGCGCAGTTATTTTGATCGGGCACATTCAAAACCGGCAACACGCCGATTTCCAGCTCTCACGCACCAAAGAAAGTTTTCAGCGTGAACGAATTTTAGCTTTAGTGAACAGTATTGGCGACGCGATTCTTAATATTGATTCCGAGGGCGTTATTCGGCTCTATAATGCCGCCAGCCTCGATTTTTTTGATACCAACGAAAGTCTAAATGGCAAACGCCTCGATGCAGTGCTGCGGGTATACGATAAAGAAGGCCAGACGGTGTCGTTTTTTGAAGCAATTCAAGGGAAACGCGGCATGTACGTGCGCGAAGATTTAACCTATGTATTTTCAGATGGCGAAAAAGCCCGCCTCAGTATCAGCTGTTCGCCGGTGCGGGCCAGCTTTAGCGAGGTTAATAGTGAACAAACTGGCCACATTTTAATTATTCGCGACATCACAAAGGCAAAAACCCTTGAAGAAGAGCGCGATGAATTTATATCGGTGGTCAGCCATGAACTCCGGACACCAATCACTATTGCAGAAGGCACATTGTCGAATGCTCAATTTATGATGACGCATGGCAAAATGTCGACTCAAAATATTAGTAAAGCCCTGGAAGAAGCACACCACCAAGTACTGTATCTTGCCAAGATGGTGAACGACCTCAGCACCTTATCGCGCGCCGAGCGAGGCTTGGGTGATGAAAAAGAAGAAATTGATGTCGAAGAATTGATGCGATCATTGTATCACGAATATCAATCCGAAGCGGCCGCCAAGAAGCTACGTCTCGATCTTGATATCAGCCCACGTATTGGCACAGTTAAAACCAGCCGGTTGTACCTTGAAGAAATACTGCAAAACTTTATCAATAACTCTATTAAATATACTTCTGAAGGCGGCGTGATGCTGATTGCAAAGCGACAAAAAGACGGCGTGTACTTCGCCGTTAAAGATACCGGTATCGGCATTAGCAAAAGCGAGCAAAAGAAAGTTTTTGACAAATTCTATCGATCCGAAGATTACCGAACGCGCGAAACCAACGGCACGGGCTTGGGGCTGTACGTGGTGAACAAATTAGCCCAGAAGCTTTCTATCCAAATTGAACTTCAAAGCCGATTAAATCACGGATCAACTTTTAGCTTCATCCTACCGGATACTGGTGCCGGTTCAAAAGAAGGCAAGGCCAGCGATATTACTTCCTAG
- a CDS encoding glycosyltransferase family 2 protein: MIFVLALMWSAVEGVLAVLLLLQLRLAWRRYHWQHDKVTPLSFTDSPTISICIPARNEMFALAECLDTVLASDYPKLEILVLDDASQDNTSQLIRSYAHAGVRFIEGDALPDGWLGRNYALQTLAKAASGQYIVFMGVDTRLGPATVSKLVNYMYGKRAAMVSVLPPRQKLFRASSFFASFRYFWQLLLPQFVHVPATSALWMVRAEALEEVGFEQVKHDILPENSFAAHFMKQNTYRFLIGDQELGATYMKKWSSQAETAVRQYFPALKKSLFMSVVAILGLLIVGLLPFIAASSLLLTAQFGNSLLWFSLVVCLGLAGMYGAYAKHVLRIPFLIGCILFPFLLVQEIAFLVSSIYAYSAGAVRWKGRTITRK; encoded by the coding sequence ATGATATTTGTCTTAGCGCTAATGTGGAGCGCAGTTGAAGGGGTGCTTGCGGTTTTATTGTTATTGCAACTTCGGCTTGCCTGGCGTCGATACCATTGGCAGCATGACAAAGTAACGCCGCTGTCTTTTACCGATAGTCCAACCATTAGTATCTGTATTCCGGCGCGTAACGAGATGTTTGCGCTGGCGGAGTGCTTAGATACAGTGCTGGCGTCGGATTATCCAAAGCTCGAGATTCTAGTGCTCGACGATGCCTCGCAGGATAACACCTCGCAGCTGATTCGCTCGTACGCGCATGCTGGCGTTCGGTTTATCGAAGGTGACGCACTGCCGGATGGTTGGCTTGGCCGAAATTATGCCCTGCAAACGCTGGCAAAAGCGGCCAGCGGCCAATACATTGTGTTTATGGGCGTTGATACGCGTCTCGGGCCAGCAACCGTTTCAAAGTTAGTCAATTATATGTACGGCAAACGGGCGGCGATGGTGTCGGTCTTGCCGCCCCGCCAAAAGCTATTTCGCGCAAGTAGTTTTTTCGCTAGCTTTCGCTATTTCTGGCAGCTGTTACTACCGCAATTTGTGCATGTTCCCGCAACATCTGCTTTATGGATGGTCCGGGCGGAGGCGCTAGAAGAAGTTGGTTTCGAGCAAGTCAAGCATGACATCCTGCCCGAAAACAGCTTTGCTGCACATTTTATGAAGCAAAATACGTATCGGTTCCTGATTGGCGATCAAGAGCTCGGAGCAACCTACATGAAAAAGTGGTCGTCGCAGGCTGAAACTGCTGTTCGGCAGTATTTCCCGGCGCTTAAAAAGAGCCTATTTATGAGTGTGGTAGCAATTCTGGGTTTACTGATAGTTGGCTTGTTGCCGTTTATTGCTGCAAGCAGTTTGTTGCTCACGGCTCAATTCGGGAACAGTCTTTTGTGGTTCTCGCTCGTTGTCTGTTTGGGTTTGGCCGGCATGTACGGTGCGTATGCTAAACATGTTCTACGGATTCCCTTTTTAATCGGCTGTATACTCTTCCCGTTTTTGCTGGTGCAGGAAATCGCGTTTCTTGTAAGCAGCATCTACGCTTACTCAGCGGGGGCGGTCCGCTGGAAGGGTCGAACGATTACTAGGAAGTAA
- the secE gene encoding preprotein translocase subunit SecE → MAKEQPKAKKTADDTSEANGVATKDKKPAPKFLRIITAPFRAIGRYVKGSWQELRQVQWPNRSATWSLTLAVILFTLFFAVLILALDSGFQYLFNRILL, encoded by the coding sequence GTGGCAAAAGAACAACCAAAAGCCAAAAAAACAGCCGATGATACCAGTGAAGCAAACGGTGTTGCTACAAAAGATAAAAAACCAGCACCAAAGTTTCTACGGATCATCACTGCGCCATTTCGGGCAATCGGCCGCTACGTCAAGGGGTCTTGGCAAGAATTACGCCAAGTACAATGGCCAAATCGCAGCGCAACCTGGAGCTTAACGCTGGCGGTTATACTTTTCACTCTGTTTTTTGCAGTACTCATTCTCGCACTCGACTCAGGGTTCCAATATTTATTTAATAGGATTTTACTCTAA
- the nusG gene encoding transcription termination/antitermination protein NusG: MAQKRYDSTRQWYAVHTYAGYEEKVAESIRQRIEAVDMADKIFDVLVPKEKQIEIKNGKRKVVENKIFQGYVLVEMKLTEDAWYIIRNTPGVTGFVGSGTEPTPMSNDEITKIKKRMGVEDPKHNIDFSVGEVIVINDGPFKGLDGVINEIDTQKGKIKALVSVFGRDTPVELDALQAKKVA, from the coding sequence ATGGCACAAAAACGATACGATTCAACACGACAGTGGTACGCCGTCCACACCTATGCAGGCTACGAGGAAAAAGTCGCCGAAAGCATCCGTCAGCGAATTGAGGCGGTGGACATGGCCGACAAGATTTTTGACGTACTGGTTCCAAAAGAGAAGCAGATTGAAATTAAAAATGGCAAGCGCAAAGTTGTCGAAAATAAGATCTTCCAGGGATATGTACTGGTTGAGATGAAGCTTACCGAGGATGCATGGTACATCATCCGTAATACGCCTGGCGTCACCGGCTTTGTGGGTAGTGGCACGGAACCAACACCGATGTCAAATGATGAAATCACCAAGATTAAAAAACGCATGGGCGTTGAAGATCCGAAGCACAACATCGACTTTAGCGTTGGTGAAGTAATTGTAATTAACGACGGACCATTTAAAGGCTTGGATGGTGTTATTAATGAAATTGACACCCAAAAGGGCAAAATTAAGGCACTGGTAAGCGTATTTGGCCGCGATACACCCGTAGAGCTTGACGCGCTACAGGCCAAGAAGGTTGCCTAA